Proteins from a genomic interval of Demetria terragena DSM 11295:
- the aceB gene encoding malate synthase A, which yields MTTQIRGTMHPRFDSILTPEAIAFVSKLDSAFAGRRAELLQARRERARRISAGEDLDFLTATRGVRQDDTWSVAPPGRGLRDRRCELIAPATRKMGVHALESGAQVWIADLEDATAPSWENVISAQVNLYDAVRGALDYTEDGTTHQATGSDTTIILRPRALHLCEKHVSIDSRPISASLLDFGLYFFHNAQALIEGGSGPYFYLPKIESHEEARLWNDIFVMAQDELGIRQGTVRATVLIETITAAFEMDEILYELRQHAAGLNAGRWDYIFSFIRTFAHRGDEFVLPDRDHITMTTPFMRAYTQLLVSTCHRRGAYAIGGPAAVNPARQNDEQQHRALQVVRGEKEREAAEGFDGSWVAHPFLVETAQAAYDSVLDGKTHQRDFRHGPITAGDLVSLDGTPRTISLGGVRTNVSVALQYLASWVQGTGAVAIDNLMEDAATVEISRAQLWQWLHHRSQLAEGPEVTPDLVRRVIDEEVAVLTRAATEEQVKHVEYARDVLEQSAMGDYLPGFFTPYAYVRYLAERPLRMQGPLEPDDLRQSEQVAEASSNGSAA from the coding sequence ATGACCACCCAGATCCGCGGCACGATGCACCCGCGATTCGATTCGATTCTGACCCCTGAGGCGATTGCTTTCGTCTCTAAACTTGACTCGGCCTTCGCCGGTCGCCGCGCCGAGTTGTTGCAGGCACGGCGCGAACGCGCTCGACGTATCAGCGCTGGCGAGGACCTTGACTTCCTGACCGCGACCCGGGGCGTGCGGCAGGACGACACGTGGTCTGTTGCGCCTCCCGGTCGGGGGCTGCGCGATCGCCGCTGCGAGTTGATCGCTCCCGCCACCCGCAAGATGGGCGTGCACGCACTGGAATCTGGCGCCCAGGTGTGGATTGCCGACCTCGAAGACGCGACGGCGCCTTCCTGGGAGAACGTGATCTCCGCCCAGGTCAACCTCTATGACGCGGTCCGCGGTGCCCTGGATTACACCGAGGATGGGACCACCCATCAGGCGACTGGCAGCGACACGACCATCATTTTGCGTCCGCGCGCGCTGCACCTGTGTGAGAAGCACGTCAGCATCGATAGTCGGCCGATCTCCGCGAGCTTGCTCGACTTTGGTCTCTACTTCTTCCATAACGCGCAGGCGCTCATCGAAGGTGGCAGCGGCCCATACTTCTACCTGCCCAAGATCGAGAGCCACGAAGAGGCTCGGCTGTGGAACGACATCTTCGTGATGGCGCAGGACGAGCTCGGCATTCGGCAGGGCACCGTGCGGGCGACCGTGTTGATCGAGACGATCACGGCCGCTTTCGAGATGGACGAGATCCTGTACGAACTTCGCCAGCACGCCGCTGGCCTCAATGCGGGGCGCTGGGACTACATCTTCAGCTTCATCCGGACCTTCGCTCACCGTGGTGATGAATTTGTGCTCCCTGACCGCGACCACATCACGATGACAACACCGTTCATGCGCGCGTACACCCAACTGCTGGTCTCGACGTGTCACCGTCGTGGCGCCTACGCGATCGGCGGCCCGGCCGCAGTGAACCCAGCGCGACAGAACGACGAGCAACAACACCGCGCGTTGCAGGTGGTGCGCGGCGAAAAGGAGCGCGAGGCCGCAGAGGGCTTCGACGGCTCGTGGGTTGCGCATCCGTTCCTGGTCGAAACGGCCCAGGCCGCGTACGACTCGGTCCTGGACGGAAAGACCCACCAACGGGACTTCCGTCACGGCCCCATCACCGCAGGCGATCTCGTGTCCTTGGATGGCACTCCGAGAACGATCAGCCTCGGTGGAGTGCGGACGAACGTGTCGGTTGCGCTGCAGTACCTCGCCTCGTGGGTTCAAGGCACCGGCGCCGTCGCGATCGACAACCTGATGGAGGACGCGGCCACCGTCGAGATCTCGCGTGCGCAGTTGTGGCAGTGGCTCCACCACCGCTCGCAACTCGCCGAAGGACCTGAGGTCACGCCTGACCTGGTTCGCCGAGTGATCGACGAGGAGGTGGCTGTGCTGACTCGGGCTGCTACGGAGGAGCAGGTCAAGCATGTCGAGTACGCGCGCGATGTGCTCGAGCAGAGCGCTATGGGCGACTACCTGCCTGGCTTCTTCACCCCGTACGCCTACGTCCGCTACCTCGCAGAGCGGCCACTGCGCATGCAGGGTCCGTTGGAGCCCGACGACCTGCGGCAGTCTGAGCAGGTGGCTGAGGCCTCGAGCAACGGTTCCGCCGCCTGA
- the aceA gene encoding isocitrate lyase, whose protein sequence is MTATVNETQLSEDGLDPRATAAAEISKDWDTNPRWKNVTRDYSAQDVVQLRGSVQEEFTLARRGAEQLWDKLHTEDYVNSLGALTGNQAVQQVKAGLKAIYLSGWQVAGDANIAGQTYPDQSLYPANSVPQVVRRINNALMRADQIEFSEGVKTVDEWVVPIVADAEAGFGGPLNAYELMKSMIASGASGVHWEDQLASEKKCGHLGGKVLIPTQQHVRTLNAARLAADVSDVPSVVIARTDAEAATLITADVDERDREFLTGERTAEGFYKVRNGIEPCITRAKAYAPYADLIWMETGTPDLELAKQFADAVHADFPDQMLAYNCSPSFNWKKHLDDETIAKFQRELGAMGYKFQFITLAGFHALNYSMFDLAHGYAREQMKAYVELQEREFASEERGYTATKHQREVGTGYFDLVSTALNPDSSTTALKDSTESAQF, encoded by the coding sequence ATGACCGCCACGGTGAATGAAACGCAGCTGAGCGAAGACGGCTTGGATCCGCGAGCGACAGCAGCAGCGGAGATCAGCAAGGACTGGGACACCAACCCACGCTGGAAGAACGTCACCCGCGACTACAGCGCCCAGGACGTGGTGCAGCTCCGTGGCAGCGTGCAGGAAGAGTTCACCCTCGCTCGTCGCGGCGCCGAACAGCTCTGGGACAAGTTGCACACCGAGGACTACGTCAACTCCCTCGGCGCACTGACCGGAAACCAGGCCGTGCAGCAGGTCAAGGCCGGGCTCAAGGCCATCTACCTGTCCGGGTGGCAGGTCGCCGGGGATGCCAACATCGCCGGCCAGACCTACCCCGACCAGTCGCTCTACCCGGCCAACTCGGTGCCGCAGGTGGTGCGCCGCATCAACAACGCGCTCATGCGTGCCGACCAGATTGAGTTCTCTGAAGGCGTTAAGACCGTCGATGAGTGGGTCGTGCCGATCGTGGCCGACGCCGAGGCTGGCTTCGGTGGCCCGCTGAACGCGTACGAGTTGATGAAGTCGATGATCGCCTCCGGCGCGTCGGGCGTGCACTGGGAAGACCAGTTGGCCTCCGAGAAGAAGTGCGGCCACCTGGGTGGCAAGGTGCTCATCCCGACCCAACAGCACGTGCGCACCCTCAACGCGGCACGGTTGGCGGCCGACGTGTCCGACGTGCCGAGTGTGGTCATTGCTCGTACCGACGCAGAAGCAGCAACCCTCATCACCGCCGACGTGGATGAGCGCGACCGCGAGTTCCTCACTGGCGAGCGCACGGCGGAGGGTTTCTACAAGGTGCGCAATGGCATCGAACCCTGCATCACGCGGGCCAAGGCCTACGCGCCGTATGCCGACCTGATCTGGATGGAGACCGGCACCCCCGATCTCGAGCTTGCCAAGCAGTTCGCTGACGCGGTGCACGCTGACTTCCCCGACCAGATGCTGGCCTACAACTGCAGCCCGTCGTTCAACTGGAAGAAGCACCTGGACGACGAGACCATTGCCAAGTTCCAGCGCGAACTGGGCGCGATGGGCTACAAGTTCCAGTTCATCACCCTGGCCGGATTCCACGCTCTCAACTACTCGATGTTCGACCTGGCCCACGGCTACGCCCGTGAGCAGATGAAGGCATACGTCGAGTTGCAGGAGCGTGAATTCGCTTCGGAGGAGCGCGGATACACCGCGACCAAGCACCAGCGTGAGGTTGGCACCGGCTACTTCGACCTGGTCTCGACGGCGCTCAACCCCGACTCGTCGACGACCGCGCTGAAGGACTCCACGGAGTCCGCTCAGTTCTGA
- a CDS encoding helix-turn-helix domain-containing protein produces the protein MSRTSSRGPGRLVASAPAPSRNDAGSPVGPDPLTIGRRLRHLRTQAGRTLGEVAESVGMSPSALSLMENGKREPKLSALTALAEELDTTLTDLLSAAPPSRRASLEIKLERVQRSSAYAALGLPAVKVGPRLSTEALEALVGMHEAMAEVQAERAATPEHARQANADLRLRMRAADNYFGEIEDQASDLLSAIKHPGGPISRAAVDRLAGHLGYQLMHTSDLPGSTRTVTDMSHRRIYLPQPEAGQHDSRSLALQALGHLVLGHQVPESYADFLTQRVEINYFAAALLVPEADAVTHLQQAKKDKDIAIEDLRDAFAVSYETAAHRFTNLATRHLGIRVHFMRISRDGVIFKAYENDGVSFPTDASGAIEGQRVCREWTARQVFVQPDLSQAYQQYTDTRTGTYWCTAVVDRTQDGLFAVNVGVPYADVKWMRGRETTSRSKSRCPDPTCCTQPPSELASRWSGHAWPSARAHSHLLAAMPPGVFPGVDDTEVYAFLERHAPTR, from the coding sequence ATGAGTCGTACGTCTTCACGTGGTCCTGGTCGGCTAGTCGCTTCTGCTCCAGCTCCGAGCCGCAACGATGCTGGTTCCCCGGTCGGCCCTGATCCGCTCACGATCGGACGGCGCCTTCGACACCTCCGCACGCAGGCGGGACGCACGCTCGGCGAAGTCGCCGAGTCTGTGGGAATGTCCCCGTCGGCGTTGTCTCTGATGGAAAACGGCAAGCGGGAGCCGAAGCTGTCGGCTCTCACCGCGCTTGCCGAGGAACTCGACACGACACTGACCGATCTGTTGAGTGCTGCGCCGCCAAGTCGCAGAGCATCGCTGGAGATCAAACTCGAACGGGTGCAACGGAGTTCGGCTTATGCTGCGCTCGGTCTTCCAGCCGTCAAGGTCGGGCCGCGGCTGTCAACTGAGGCCCTGGAGGCATTGGTTGGTATGCACGAGGCGATGGCTGAGGTGCAGGCTGAGCGGGCGGCAACCCCGGAACACGCACGGCAGGCGAATGCCGATCTACGGCTGCGGATGCGCGCGGCCGATAACTACTTCGGCGAGATCGAAGACCAAGCATCGGATCTGCTGTCCGCCATTAAGCACCCTGGTGGACCCATCAGTCGCGCGGCCGTTGATCGGTTGGCGGGGCACCTCGGCTACCAATTGATGCATACCTCGGACCTGCCTGGGTCGACCCGGACGGTGACCGACATGTCCCACCGCCGGATCTATTTGCCCCAGCCCGAGGCTGGTCAGCATGACTCGCGGTCCCTGGCTTTGCAGGCGCTGGGCCACCTTGTTCTGGGGCACCAGGTTCCGGAGTCGTACGCCGACTTTTTGACTCAGCGGGTGGAGATCAACTATTTCGCGGCCGCCCTTCTGGTGCCCGAGGCCGACGCGGTCACCCATCTGCAGCAAGCAAAGAAGGACAAGGACATCGCGATCGAGGACCTGCGGGATGCCTTCGCGGTGTCCTATGAGACCGCAGCGCACCGGTTCACCAATCTGGCGACGCGGCACCTGGGAATCCGTGTGCATTTCATGCGGATCTCTCGGGATGGCGTGATCTTCAAGGCCTATGAGAACGACGGCGTGAGCTTTCCTACCGACGCGAGTGGCGCGATCGAGGGGCAGCGGGTGTGCCGCGAATGGACGGCACGACAGGTCTTCGTGCAGCCAGATTTGTCGCAGGCCTACCAGCAATACACCGACACCCGAACCGGGACCTATTGGTGCACGGCGGTCGTCGACCGAACCCAGGACGGCCTTTTCGCGGTCAACGTCGGGGTGCCTTATGCCGACGTGAAGTGGATGCGTGGGCGAGAGACCACATCCCGCTCGAAGTCGCGATGCCCGGACCCGACGTGCTGCACGCAGCCGCCGAGTGAACTCGCCAGCAGGTGGTCCGGCCATGCTTGGCCGAGCGCCCGGGCCCACTCCCATCTATTGGCGGCGATGCCACCAGGGGTGTTCCCGGGCGTCGACGACACCGAGGTCTATGCCTTCTTAGAGCGGCACGCCCCGACTCGGTGA